GAATTACCGTGCTCTTTCTGCCAATACGTTTTATTCCGGAAGCTATTATTGTATTTGGGCGTTTGTCTGTCACGTGATAGAGCTTCGATTCGATGTTGTCAATAATGGCGTTTCTTCCAACGAAGAGTCGATCCTTTTGTCTGAGGTGAGGAAATAACTGCCATGATCTTTCAATTCTCTTTTGCTTAATTAGTCGAATTATTTTCTTTAAAGAGCCGTTGTAGCGTAGGATATAAGTTTCTCTAACCCAATCGGGAATTCTGGGGTCTGTGTAGTTTACTTTCTGGTCAATGATTATAGGTAAGAAACGCAGTACATTGTCCCGGAAACGGGTTTGTGCCGCCGCTAACTCTCGATTGACCCATGTTGAGTTGAGAGAAGCATCACTGATGAACAACACGAACATGTCGCTGTTATCGAGGCCGTTTTCTATTTCGTCAACTATCGCTTGTCCATCGTCGAAGGATAGCTCATCGTAGATAACGACATCCGGGCCGAGAGCATTCGCGATTTGACCAATTCTATCTTTATCCTTACTGCTATGAGAAAGAAAAATTTTTCCCATTGACTCACCCCTGTATCGTTAGAAAGCTTTAGCATGTTCTATCATGGAATGTATTGATGTCAAATTGTTTTGTCTTGATTATTCTTCGACTTTGAGTAAGCTCTGGTTTTTATGATTGTGCTTTCCGTCTCTCCCCTTTTCCCGTGATTTTCGAGTCGACCCCGTGCCTGCCCTGCGTATCCTGGAAGAGGAGGGTGCACTCATTAATCTTACAGGTTCCTTGAACGGGCTGAAGCCGGCGCAGCTGGATCGGCTCCGACGTTTATTCCGCAGGCGGTTCCCTGCCGAGCAACTCATGACGGGCGAGTTCGCCCGTGAGCTCTCTGAACTCTCCCATGATATCTCTCGCCAGATCGGTGTGCTGGCGGATCGGCGCGGACGCATCGACCACGTCATGGTCGGCGACGATCGCCGCATCTTCATTCCCGAGCTGGAGCGCGGCGGGGCGGCCCGTCTGCGCGAGCTGCGGTTGATTCACACCCACTTGAAGAAGGAGCCTCTCAGCGAAGAGGACCTCTTTGACCTCACGCTTCTGCGTCTCGATACGGTGACGGCCATCACCGTCGACCAGCGCGGCCTTCCCGAGTTCTTTTATACGGCCCGCCTCTCACCGTCAGCAAAGACCGGCTATGAGCTCTTTGAGCCTGTGCGTCCCGGGCAGGAGCAGGAAGCCTTTGATATCCTGATCGAACAGATCGAGCGGGAGTTCCGGCAGAGTCGGGATAAGACGCGCAAGGCCTCGGGCGGCCCGCGCGCCTACCTTGTCGGATTGTACACGCCCGAGATGCGTCGCAAGCGCATGCCCGACGAAAGCATGGACGAGCTTGAAGAGCTGTGTCGCACGGCAGGCGTGAATCCGGTGCGGCGCTTCGTGCAGAACCGTCAGAAGGCCGATCCGGCGACGGTGGTCGGCTCGGGTAAGATTCGCGACCTTTCGGTGGCCGCCGTGCAGGACGAGATCGATCTGATGATCTTCGACCGCGAGCTGGCCCCCTCTCAGGCCATCCGCATTTCGCGCGAAACGTCGCTGAAGATCATCGATCGCACGCAGCTCATCCTCGATATCTTCGCGCAGAACGCCCGCAGCCGGGACGGTAAGCTTCAGGTGGAGCTGGCGCAGCTGCGTTATCTCAAAGGACGACTGAGCGAAACCGACGATAACATGTCGAGGTTAACCGGCGGCATCGGAGCCCGCGGTCCGGGCGAAACGAAG
This region of Leptonema illini DSM 21528 genomic DNA includes:
- a CDS encoding toll/interleukin-1 receptor domain-containing protein; translated protein: MGKIFLSHSSKDKDRIGQIANALGPDVVIYDELSFDDGQAIVDEIENGLDNSDMFVLFISDASLNSTWVNRELAAAQTRFRDNVLRFLPIIIDQKVNYTDPRIPDWVRETYILRYNGSLKKIIRLIKQKRIERSWQLFPHLRQKDRLFVGRNAIIDNIESKLYHVTDKRPNTIIASGIKRIGRKSTVIHTLRKNGYIGETYSPNIITLDRHSNIDNLLLALSDIGICENIITPKDLLCSIPEKIQTTATLLSLIAEAKEIIVIEDSGCIISPENEIADWFVKLSELTHPINQILNIITTPYRLHQTSINHLPILYFHIPELEREGLCPEFS
- the hflX gene encoding GTPase HflX; this encodes MTGEFARELSELSHDISRQIGVLADRRGRIDHVMVGDDRRIFIPELERGGAARLRELRLIHTHLKKEPLSEEDLFDLTLLRLDTVTAITVDQRGLPEFFYTARLSPSAKTGYELFEPVRPGQEQEAFDILIEQIEREFRQSRDKTRKASGGPRAYLVGLYTPEMRRKRMPDESMDELEELCRTAGVNPVRRFVQNRQKADPATVVGSGKIRDLSVAAVQDEIDLMIFDRELAPSQAIRISRETSLKIIDRTQLILDIFAQNARSRDGKLQVELAQLRYLKGRLSETDDNMSRLTGGIGARGPGETKLEIGRRRVEEKIGRLEKELKSLKGRRELLRSRRNRSGVPVCSIVGYTNAGKSTLLNALTRSEVIAENRLFATLDPTTRRLRFPEERELILSDTVGFIYDLPPELERAFEATLEELGDSDLLLHCIDAADPLREQKIRDVESILLHLGLDEIPVLRVYNKIDRMGEEQKGELMVAAPVDSVFVSAQKGLGFEDLLLIMERRLFDHGTEVAAVAKKEGRAKKAAVQETVKSATKEDEARG